In a single window of the Chondrocystis sp. NIES-4102 genome:
- a CDS encoding FAD-dependent pyridine nucleotide-disulfide oxidoreductase, whose translation MNNTQGKQTSKPHVVIVGGGFAGLYAAKSLKNAPVKVTLIDKRNFHLFQPLLYQVATGTLSPADIASPLRGILSKHKNTQVLLDKVVDIDPSAKKVFLSGQKAIDYDALIVATGVSHHYFGNEQWQGDAPGLKTVEDALEMRRRIFLAFEAAEKEDDPEKRQALLTFVVVGGGPTGVELAGAIAEIAHHSVKDDFRDIDTTQAKVLLFEGMDRILPPYPEESSAAAQASLEKLGVEVQTKTLVTNITSDSVTFRTNDQTQTINANTILWAAGVKASFMGKVIGDRTGAQLDRSGRVVVEADLSIKNYDDIFVIGDLANFAHQGDRPLPGVAPVAMKQGEYVAQLITQRLQGKSMEAFKYQDFGSMAVIGQNKAVANLNFARLDGFVAWVIWVFAHIYYLIEFDNKLIVMIQWAWNYITLGRGARLITEKSSLQLELEPPETKKAVAKETVSV comes from the coding sequence GACATCTAAACCTCATGTAGTGATTGTAGGTGGGGGTTTTGCTGGACTTTATGCAGCCAAATCTTTAAAAAATGCTCCAGTTAAAGTAACACTAATTGATAAACGCAACTTCCATTTGTTTCAACCCTTGCTATATCAAGTAGCTACTGGGACTTTATCCCCAGCCGATATAGCTTCACCTTTACGGGGTATTTTAAGCAAACATAAAAACACTCAGGTATTGTTAGATAAAGTAGTAGATATTGATCCCTCAGCTAAAAAAGTTTTCTTATCAGGACAAAAAGCTATTGATTACGATGCTTTAATAGTAGCTACAGGGGTAAGTCATCATTATTTTGGTAATGAGCAATGGCAAGGAGATGCTCCTGGGTTAAAAACTGTAGAAGATGCTTTAGAAATGCGTCGTCGTATATTTTTGGCATTTGAAGCAGCAGAAAAAGAAGATGACCCCGAAAAACGCCAAGCTTTGTTAACTTTTGTGGTGGTTGGTGGTGGCCCTACGGGGGTTGAATTGGCAGGAGCGATCGCAGAAATTGCTCACCATTCGGTTAAAGATGATTTTCGAGATATTGATACAACTCAAGCAAAAGTCTTATTATTTGAGGGGATGGATCGTATTTTACCCCCATATCCAGAAGAATCTTCAGCAGCAGCCCAGGCATCTTTGGAAAAATTGGGCGTAGAAGTCCAAACTAAAACCTTAGTTACTAATATTACCAGTGATTCGGTAACTTTTCGTACCAATGATCAAACTCAAACCATTAATGCTAATACAATTCTCTGGGCAGCAGGGGTAAAAGCATCATTTATGGGTAAAGTCATAGGCGATCGCACTGGGGCCCAGTTGGATCGATCTGGACGAGTGGTAGTTGAAGCTGATTTAAGTATTAAGAATTATGATGATATTTTTGTCATCGGCGATTTAGCTAATTTTGCCCATCAAGGCGATCGCCCTTTGCCTGGAGTTGCGCCTGTAGCTATGAAACAAGGGGAATATGTGGCACAGTTAATTACTCAACGTCTACAAGGTAAAAGTATGGAAGCATTTAAATATCAAGATTTTGGTAGCATGGCGGTAATTGGACAGAATAAAGCCGTTGCTAATCTCAATTTTGCTCGCTTGGATGGTTTTGTCGCTTGGGTAATTTGGGTGTTTGCTCACATTTATTATTTGATTGAGTTTGATAATAAGCTGATCGTCATGATTCAATGGGCGTGGAATTACATTACTCTAGGAAGAGGTGCGCGTCTTATTACTGAAAAATCATCTTTGCAATTGGAATTAGAGCCACCAGAAACTAAAAAAGCAGTGGCTAAAGAAACTGTGTCTGTGTAG